The proteins below come from a single Eucalyptus grandis isolate ANBG69807.140 chromosome 3, ASM1654582v1, whole genome shotgun sequence genomic window:
- the LOC104415266 gene encoding dihydrolipoyl dehydrogenase 1, mitochondrial, with the protein MAMASIARRKASHLFTCASPAALRYSGSLTPFSRGFASGGSDDNDVVVIGGGPGGYVAAIKAAQLGLKTTCIEKRGALGGTCLNVGCIPSKALLHSSHMYHEAKHSFASHGVKFPSVEVDLPAMMAQKDKAVSGLTKGIEGLFKKNKVTYVKGYGKFVSPSEVSVDTIDGGNTVVKGKNIIVATGSDVKSLPGITIDEKRIVSSTGALALSEIPKRLVVIGAGYIGLEMGSVWGRLGSEVTVVEFAPDIVPSMDGEIRKQFQRSLEKQKMKFMLKTKVVGVDTSGDIVKLTLEPAAGGAQTILEADVVLVSAGRTPFTAGLGLEKIGVETDKVGRIPVNDRFATNVPGVYAIGDVIPGPMLAHKAEEDGFACVEFIAGKVGHVDYDKVPGVVYTHPEVASVGKTEEQVKALGVEYRVGKFPFLANSRAKAIDDAEGIVKIVADKETDKILGVHIMAPNAGELIHEAVLALAYDASSEDIARVCHAHPTMSEALKEAAMATYDKPIHM; encoded by the exons ATGGCGATGGCGAGTATCGCGAGGAGGAAGGCGTCGCACTTGTTCACCTGCGCCTCCCCGGCGGCGCTCCGGTACTCCGGCTCCCTGACCCCCTTCTCCCGGGGCTTCGCCTCCGGGGGATCCGACGACAACGACGTCGTCGTCATCGGCGGTGGCCCCGGCGGCTACGTGGCGGCCATCAAGGCGGCCCAGCTCGGGCTCAAGACCACCTGCATCGAGAAGCGCGGCGCCCTCGGCGGGACCTGCCTCAACGTCGGCTGTATTCCTTCCAAG GCACTGCTTCATTCCTCGCACATGTATCATGAAGCGAAGCATTCTTTTGCCAGCCATGGTGTGAAATTCCCGTCTGTTGAGGTTGATTTACCTGCCATGATGGCCCAAAAGGACAAAGCAGTTTCCGGTTTGACCAAAGGTATTGAAGGTCTGTTCAAGAAAAATAAGGTGACCTATGTTAAAGGGTATGGAAAGTTCGTCTCCCCCTCAGAGGTCTCAGTAGACACCATCGATGGTGGCAATACTGTTGTAAAGGGCAAGAACATAATAGTTGCCACTGGCTCTGATGTGAAATCTTTACCGGGGATAACCATTGATGAAAAGAGGATAGTCTCTTCAACTGGGGCCTTAGCTCTGTCAGAAATTCCAAAAAGACTGGTGGTGATTGGAGCAGGTTACATAGGCCTAGAGATGGGTTCAGTGTGGGGCCGACTGGGATCAGAGGTGACAGTAGTTGAGTTTGCGCCAGATATAGTGCCTTCTATGGATGGGGAAATCCGCAAGCAATTTCAACGTTCCCTCGAGAAACAGAAGATGAAGTTCATGCTCAAGACCAAAGTTGTCGGAGTTGACACATCTGGAGACATTGTAAAGTTGACCCTTGAGCCAGCAGCCGGTGGTGCACAGACAATCCTTGAAGCTGATGTTGTTCTTGTTTCTGCTGGCAGAACTCCATTTACAGCAGGTCTTGGGCTAGAAAAGATAGGAGTGGAGACCGACAAGGTTGGAAGGATACCAGTCAATGACCGATTTGCTACAAATGTGCCCGGTGTCTATGCAATTGGAGATGTAATTCCAGGCCCAATGCTGGCTCACAAAGCTGAAGAGGATGGATTTGCTTGTGTAGAGTTCATTGCTGGTAAAGTTGGTCATGTGGACTATGACAAGGTCCCTGGTGTTGTATACACACATCCTGAGGTTGCATCTGTTGGAAAGACTGAGGAGCAGGTGAAGGCACTTGGTGTTGAATACCGTGTGGGGAAATTCCCTTTCTTGGCTAATAGCAGGGCCAAGGCGATTGATGATGCAGAAGGGATTGTCAAGATTGTGGCTGACAAGGAGACAGACAAGATATTGGGAGTTCATATCATGGCACCAAATGCTGGCGAACTCATTCATGAGGCAGTGTTAGCCTTGGCATATGATGCTTCCAGTGAGGACATTGCACGTGTGTGCCACGCACACCCGACGATGAGCGAGGCATTGAAGGAAGCTGCTATGGCAACTTATGACAAGCCCATTCACATGTAG
- the LOC104415265 gene encoding craniofacial development protein 1, with translation MSATISPDASGSDKVREKEGTGMEAVKEGGVLASSGPEPSETDVKARVDAMWEQMNKGTSKQILQSVCRKPSSTVNNNKRKMSTNWMNYLGLAPKKAESLSQEKPQERPNLVQNGSNDEAKKLAAAALSAVREAAAAAASGRGKVEITEIRDFAGQDIEVKKLVDADSREASDKAKAAAPSAVDAVLEQIKKKPKLSVLDKTKKDWGEFKGENQGMEDELDAYKKSSNQYLDRVSFLQRADYREFERERDARLAMHARRKPDMRDEP, from the exons ATGTCTGCAACCATCAGCCCCGACGCCTCAGGCTCAG ATAAAGTGAGAGAAAAGGAGGGGACAGGGATGGAGGCAGTGAAAGAAGGGGGTGTTCTTGCAAGCTCAGGACCTGAGCCCTCAGAAACTG ATGTGAAAGCTAGGGTTGATGCTATGTGGGAGCAAATGAACAAAGGGACCTCTAAGCAGATACTCCAATCCGTTTGCAGAAAGCCCAGTTCAACCGTGAATAACAATAAGCGCAAGATGTCCACC AATTGGATGAATTATCTAGGCTTGGCTCCTAAGAAGGCAGAATCATTGTCACAAGAGAAACCCCAGGAAAGGCCTAATCTAGTCCAGAATGGAAGTAATGATGAGGCTAAGAAGCTTGCCGCCGCTGCTCTCTCAGCAGTGAGGGAGGCAGCAGCAGCTGCTGCTTCAGGGAGGGGTAAAGTTGAG ATCACTGAAATTCGGGACTTTGCCGGTCAAGATATAGAAGTAAAGAAGCTTGTGGATGCTGATTCAAGAGAGGCATCCGACAAGGCCAAGGCTGCTGCACCTTCTGCTGTTGATGCTGTTCTTGAACAAATAAAGAAGAAACCGAAGCTGAGCGTGCTTGACAAAACGAAGAAGGACTGGGGAGAGTTTAAAGGAGAGAATCAGGGAATGGAAGATGAGCTTGATGCCTACAAGAAAAGCTCGAATCAGTACCTAGACAGAGTTTCCTTCTTGCAACGAGCAGACTATCGTGAGTTCGAGAGGGAAAGAGATGCGCGCCTAGCCATGCATGCCAGGAGGAAGCCAGATATGCGGGATGAGCCATGA
- the LOC104415264 gene encoding 30S ribosomal protein S1, chloroplastic, translating to MASLAQQFTGLRCPPLSRSRLSDPFAPPHRRRQAPARPGPSKTVVSAVAISNARTRDRNELKHLFDDAYERCRTAPMEGVAFTLEDFHTALDKYDFNSELGTKVKGTVFCTDGNGALVDITAKSSALLPVQEACIHRIKHVEEAGIVPGMKEEFVIIGENEADDSLILSLRTIQYDLAWERCRQLQAEDVVVKGKVVGANKGGVVAVVEGLRGFVPFSQISTKTIAEELIEKELPLKFVEVDEEQSRLVLSNRKAMADSQAQLGIGSVVIGTVQSLKPYGAFIDIGGINGLLHVSQISHDRVSDIATVLQPGDTLKVMILSHDRERGRVSLSTKKLEPTPGDMIRNPKLVFEKAEEMAQTFRQRIAQAEAMARADMLRFQPESGLTLSSDGILGPLSSDLPAEGLDLSDVPAAVNEP from the exons ATGGCGTCTTTGGCGCAGCAATTCACCGGCCTCCGTTGCCCGCCGCTGTCCCGCTCCCGCCTCTCCGACCCCTTCGCCCCTCCTCACCGGCGCCGGCAGGCtccggcccgacccggcccTTCCAAGACCGTCGTCTCCGCGGTGGCCATCTCCAATGCCCGGACCCGCGACAGGAACGAGCTCAAGCACCTCTTCGACGACGCCTACGAGCGGTGCCGCACCGCTCCCATGGAGGGCGTCGCCTTCACGCTCGAGGACTTCCACACCGCCCTCGATAAGTACGACTTCAACTCCGAGCTCGGGACCAAG GTGAAGGGAACAGTTTTCTGTACAGATGGCAATGGGGCGCTTGTTGATATTACTGCAAAATCTTCAGCCTTATTGCCTGTCCAAGAGGCATGCATTCACAGGATAAAGCATGTTGAAGAAGCTGGTATAGTTCCTGGCATGAAAGAGGAGTTCGTAATTATCGGTGAAAATGAAGCTGATGATAGCTTGATCTTGAGCTTAAGAACAATACAGTATGATCTTGCTTGGGAAAGATGTAGGCAGCTTCAGGCTGAGGATGTCGTGGTTAAGGGCAAG GTTGTTGGTGCAAACAAAGGTGGAGTGGTTGCCGTGGTGGAGGGCTTGCGAGGATTTGTTCCTTTCTCTCAAATATCAACC AAAACAATTGCAGAAGAGCTTATTGAGAAGGAACTCCCACTGAAGTTTGTGGAAGTTGATGAGGAGCAGTCTAGACTTGTCCTCAGTAACCGCAAGGCAATGGCAGATAGCCAGGCTCAGTTAGGCATTGGATCAGTGGTTATAGGAACAGTTCAAAGTCTGAAGCCTTATGGTGCGTTCATCGATATTGGTGGTATCAACGGACTCCTCCATGTCAGTCAGATCAGCCATGACCGCGTCTCCGACATAGCTACTGTTCTTCAACCTGGAGATACTCTCAAG GTTATGATTTTGAGCCATGACCGCGAGAGAGGCAGAGTGAGTCTTTCAACCAAGAAGTTAGAACCTACTCCCGGTGACATGATTCGCAACCCAAAGCTTGTTTTTGAGAAG GCGGAGGAGATGGCACAGACATTCAGGCAGAGAATTGCTCAAGCAGAAGCGATGGCTCGTGCAGATATGCTTAGGTTCCAGCCTGAG AGCGGATTGACTCTGAGTTCTGACGGGATCTTGGGTCCACTTTCTTCCGATTTGCCAGCAGAAGGCCTGGACTTGAGCGATGTTCCCGCAGCTGTCAATGAACCGTGA
- the LOC104415263 gene encoding nuclear export mediator factor NEMF isoform X2: protein MVMTLLRSHRDDDKGVAIMSRHRYPTEICRVFERTTPQKLLAALKPSEERNDKPPNNGEGKDASEISTEKKGGRKGVKSSESGKNTNDGNRGRQATLKVVLGEALGYGPALSEHIILDSGLAPSMKFPKEDELDDETVQRLIKAVGKFEDWLQDVISGDTIPEGYILLQNKNQKKELQAPSETGSQIYDEFCPILLNQFKSRDHIKFQTFDAALDEFYSKIESQRVEQQQKAKEGSAVQKLNKIRLDQENRVHTLKKEVDRCVKMAELIEYNLEDVDAAILAVRVALAKGMNWEDLARMVKEEKKSGNPVAGLIDKLYLERNCMTLLLSNNLDEMDDEEKTLPADKVEVDLALSAHANARRWYEQKKKQETKQEKTITAHEKAFKAAERKTRLQLSQEKTVATITHMRKVHWFEKFNWFISSENYLIISGRDAQQNEMIVKRYMSKGDLYVHAELHGASSTVIKNHRPEQSIPPLTLNQAGCFTVCHSQAWDSKIITSAWWVYPHQVSKTAPTGEYLTVGSFMIRGKKNFLPPHPLVMGFGLLFRLDESSLGSHLNERRVRGDEEGTDDVEENGSVQEEPDTDSEKEVTEEKITTELERVPDSTTENFEHVSESTAKDNLTHNASAISSSRGSDQDDFHIAQNGALNGGDGNNIADGLVNGAASMNPRLDDLIDKALGLGSASQASMNYRLQASQSDSLGEHNQEEKKVPTGDKPRTSKAERRKLKKGMESNVSAETLVDEEVNKLKESISADHSEKQVQCVKPGGGKISRGQRSKLKKMKEKYADQDEEERSIRMALLASAGKAQKNDVESQKGNAAPQKGKQPVSGPEDVQKICYKCKKVGHLSRDCPEHPDDASRSHANVEVEVQGHLPSGDTLSDMDRVTMEEEDIHEIGEEEKGKLNDVDYLTGNPLPSDILLYAVPVCGPYNAVQSYKYRVKIVPGTAKKGKATKTAMNLFGHMPEATTREKELMKACTEPELVAAIVGNVKITAAGLTQLKQKQKKAKKSGKQ, encoded by the exons GGATGATGATAAAGGGGTTGCAATAATGTCACGCCATCGATATCCTACAGAAATTTGTCGGGTATTTGAGAGAACTACTCCTCAAAAGTTGCTGGCTGCCCTTAAACCGTCCGAAGAACGGAATGATAAGCCTCCGAATAACGGAGAGGGAAAAGATGCATCTGAAATATCGACTGAAAAGAAAGGAGGTCGAAAGGGCGTGAAGTCATCTGAGTCTGGAAAAAATACCAATGATGGTAATCGTGGCAGACAAGCCACTTTGAAAGTAGTTCTCGGGGAGGCCCTAGGGTATGGGCCCGCACTTTCTGAGCATATTATATTAGACTCTGGTCTGGCTCCCAGTATGAAGTTTCCTAAAGAAGATGAGTTAGATGATGAGACTGTCCAAAGATTGATCAAAGCTGTTGGGAAATTTGAGGATTGGCTGCAGGATGTGATCTCTGGAGATACAATTCCTGAAGGATACATTTTGCTGCAGaataagaatcaaaagaagGAGCTTCAAGCTCCTTCCGAAACTGGAAGCCAG ATCTACGATGAGTTCTGTCCCATTTTGTTGAACCAATTCAAATCTAGGGACCATATCAAATTTCAGACTTTTGATGCAGCTTTGGATGAGTTTTATAGTAAAATTGAGAGTCAACGGGtagaacaacaacaaaaggCAAAAGAGGGCTCTGCAGTtcaaaaacttaataaaatacgCTTGGATCAG GAAAATCGTGTGCACACactaaaaaaagaagttgatCGCTGTGTTAAAATGGCTGAATTGATAGAATACAACTTAGAAGATGTTGATGCAGCCATATTAGCTGTTCGAGTGGCTCTTGCAAAAGGTATGAATTGGGAGGATCTTGCTCGCATggtgaaagaagagaagaagtcGGGTAACCCTGTGGCTGGTCTTATTGACAAACTCTATCTGGAAAGAAATTGCATGACGTTGCTGTTAAGCAACAACCTTGATGAgatggatgatgaagaaaagaCACTCCCTGCGGATAAG GTTGAAGTCGATTTAGCATTATCTGCACATGCCAATGCCCGTCGATGgtatgaacaaaagaaaaagcaggaaACCAAGCAAGAAAAGACCATTACGGCACATGAAAAAGCTTTCAAAGCAGCTGAGAGAAAGACACGTCTCCAGCTTTCTCAG GAAAAGACAGTTGCAACAATTACTCATATGCGCAAAGTCCATTGGTTCGAGAAATTTAATTGGTTCATCAGCAGTGAGAATTATTTGATTATCAGCGGCCGTGATGCTCAACAGAATGAGATGATAGTCAAGCGTTATATGTCAAAAGGAGATCT CTATGTACATGCCGAGCTTCATGGAGCATCTAGCACAGTGATAAAGAACCACAGGCCAGAGCAATCTATACCCCCTCTTACTTTAAATCAAGCTGGATGTTTCACG GTTTGTCACAGCCAGGCATGGGATTCAAAGATTATCACCAGTGCTTGGTGGGTCTATCCCCACCAAGTTAGTAAAACTGCTCCCACTGGTGAATATCTTACTGTGGGAAGTTTCATGATTCGTGGAAAGAAGAACTTTCTCCCCCCTCACCCTCTTGTGATGGGTTTTGGGTTGTTGTTTCGGTTGGATGAGAGCTCTTTGGGTTCACATTTGAATGAAAGGAGAGTGAGAGGTGACGAGGAGGGCACTGATGATGTAGAAGAAAATGGGTCTGTTCAAGAAGAACCTGATACTGACTCTGAAAAGGAAGTGACAGAGGAGAAAATCACTACAGAGTTGGAAAGAGTTCCTGATTCCACAACAGAAAATTTTGAACATGTATCAGAATCCACGGCTAAAGATAACTTGACACACAATGCCTCTGCAATCTCCTCTTCTAGAGGTAGCGACCAAGATGACTTCCATATTGCGCAGAATGGGGCCCTGAATGGTGGTGATGGAAACAACATAGCTGATGGTTTAGTAAATGGTGCTGCTTCAATGAACCCACGATTGGATGATCTCATTGATAAAGCACTTGGACTTGGATCTGCTTCCCAGGCTAGTATGAATTATAGGCTTCAAGCTTCTCAATCAGATTCATTGGGAGAACACAAtcaggaagagaaaaaagttcCAACTGGAGATAAACCTCGTACTTCGAAAGCTGAAAGAAGAAAACTCAAGAAAGGTATGGAGAGCAATGTTTCTGCAGAAACACTTGTGGATGAGGAAGTcaataaattaaaggaaagtATTTCTGCTGATCATTCTGAAAAACAAGTTCAATGTGTGAAACCTGGTGGGGGGAAAATCAGCCGTGGTCAGAGGAGTAAACTCAAAAAGATGAAAGAGAAGTATGCTGATCAGgatgaggaagaaagaagtATTCGCATGGCATTATTGGCT tCTGCTGGAAAGGCGCAAAAGAATGATGTTGAATCACAGAAGGGAAATGCAGCTCCACAGAAGGGGAAACAACCTGTTAGTG GTCCAGAAGATGTGCaaaaaatatgttataaatgCAAAAAGGTAGGTCACCTTTCCCGTGACTGTCCAGAGCATCCAGATGATGCTTCACGAAGTCATGCGAATGTTGAAGTTGAGGTTCAGGGTCACTTGCCCTCAGGAGATACTCTCTCTGATATGGACAGAGTAACCATGGAGGAGGAGGATATACATGAAATtggtgaagaagagaaaggcaAATTAAACGATGTGGACTACCTGACTGGGAATCCACTACCTAGCGATATTCTCTTGTATGCAGTCCCCGTCTGCGGGCCATACAATGCAGTTCAATCCTACAAATACCGCGTAAAGATTGTCCCTGGAACTGCAAAGAAGGGAAAAG CTACAAAAACGGCAATGAACTTGTTTGGCCATATGCCTGAGGCGACAACTAGGGAGAAGGAATTGATGAAGGCTTGTACAGAGCCTGAGTTGGTTGCCGCAATTGTTGGCAATGTGAAGATTACTGCCGCGGGTCTTACTCAgctaaagcaaaagcaaaagaaggcCAAGAAGAGTGGAAAACAATAA